A single window of Lytechinus variegatus isolate NC3 chromosome 8, Lvar_3.0, whole genome shotgun sequence DNA harbors:
- the LOC121419501 gene encoding cingulin-like — translation MASSEIEKETEISYLRQEILTYTPGNASPGEDERVACLYPKKLIIYMIDVITGGVSDTVLANLRSALLVDGNVGESLKEPFNEEDREIRLTDFISVIIHHHVSGEAVDQLRVKALSEVVGCFLVVIGESGVALSQFLMSDWISPISDITGRPPIILMICDLGKQHADWTRGQLRDIGIIDIYEMPYPGNLSLEEDLELLRMLQRCLVESDEGVKIRFAKTMEDMCRDPAFRKIYEQALEGSKRAKQLEKLIEEERERIEDMEDLKERHGEEIRTREGHWQKKLDDKDEDVRALSDIVQMTWGRNETGLEAVRQQVEHLKEEREADRSRHQEDKLAMETEWKVEREALEKRIHALTDAVKMAEQMEEKLRQEIVEVENNSDELRIKHDDEKRALEAKLNYEEESNEEAIKQAIKDKEFTEEAMRQKLNALLTEREEEKAAHLKEKRLLKRRVKKEGTRIEQLERETQKLRNKIQIESEMRSMEQQRASERSGFSSFAIRLISGSQMDLTKGIHIVDDKQGNVHLTADSTLSLGSKSPPARDEFTDILKQIADDLFDEAQIDSLGGQLGIIQGDIVRAIKTNMRFHKITSDGTYEMLKEWRKGVSGEDERIELRRALLAAKLVDLADRYLPQEVEEALETPDLTNKTEEKDTNIECEEDGEVPKEGISKDEKRANQSYDQNQIEELETVESNQNEDADSDVSDDVAKQEELERRALMFIQEDGNTNGLEMGKAGVNFNIGDIEGTDNPPSDAAIVTENELQLVVDKSGDGANDVIIQDIELKHGSRRETGQIGEQLEVGVKSKPFFRWSLNQTVQEAREVNESNILDDSSDQVKLSCYCCYI, via the exons ATGGCGTCTTCGGAAATCGAGAAAGAGACAGAAATTTCGTATTTGCGGCAAGAGATCTTAACCTACACCCCTGGGAATGCATCCCCGGGTGAGGATGAGAGGGTGGCCTGTCTCTATCCGAAGAAACTTATCATCTACATGATTGACGTCATCACTGGTGGTGTCTCAGATACTGTCCTGGCAAACCTAAGATCTGCACTTCTTGTTGATGGGAATGTAGGTGAAAGCCTCAAGGAACCATTTAATGAAGAAGATCGTGAGATACGTCTTACTGATTTTATATCAGTCATTATACATCATCATGTTTCAG GAGAAGCTGTTGATCAACTACGAGTGAAAGCGCTTTCTGAGGTAGTTGGATGCTTCCTGGTCGTAATTGG AGAATCGGGTGTGGCACTTTCTCAGTTTCTAATGTCTGATTGGATATCACCAATATCTGACATTACAG GCCGGCCTCCtattatattaatgatatgTGACTTGGGAAAGCAGCATGCCGACTGGACGAGAGGGCAGCTTAGAGATATTGGGATCATCGATATCTACGAGATGCCATATCCTGGAAACCTGTCTCTTGAGGAAGATTTGGAACTCCTCAGGATGCTTCAAAGGTGCCTGGTTGAAAGTGATGAAGGGGTAAAGATAAGGTTTGCCAAGACCATGGAGGATATGTGCAGAGATCCGGCATTTCGAAAGATTTACGAGCAAGCATTGGAAGGTAGCAAGAGGGCCAAACAGTTGGAGAAACTCATAGAGGAAGAACGAGAGAGAATCGAAGATATGGAGGATCTGAAGGAAAGACATGGAGAGGAGATACGAACAAGGGAGGGGCATTGGCAGAAGAAACTGGACGACAAAGATGAAGATGTTCGGGCTTTGTCAGACATTGTCCAAATGACATGGGGGAGGAACGAGACTGGTCTCGAGGCTGTTAGGCAACAGGTTGAACACctaaaggaagaaagagaagcaGACAGATCACGTCACCAGGAAGACAAACTCGCCATGGAAACAGAATGGAAGGTCGAAAGAGAAGCACTAGAAAAGCGCATACATGCTTTGACTGACGCAGTCAAAATGGCAGAACAGATGGAGGAGAAACTCAGACAAGAGATTGTGGAGGTAGAGAACAATAGTGACGAACTAAGGATAAAACATGATGACGAAAAGCGTGCTTTGGAAGCAAAGTTGAATTACGAAGAAGAATCTAATGAGGAAGCGATTAAACAGGCGATCAAAGACAAAGAGTTTACTGAAGAGGCAATGCGACAGAAACTTAACGCACTCTTGACCGAAAGGGAGGAAGAAAAGGCGGCCCATCTCAAGGAGAAACGTTTATTGAAACGACGGGTGAAGAAAGAAGGAACACGCATAGAACAATTGGAGCGGGAAACCCagaaactgaggaataagattcAAATTGAAAGTGAGATGCGATCCATGGAACAGCAAAGAGCGTCAGAGAGATCTGGCTTTTCAAGTTTCGCCATCCGGTTGATTTCAGGATCACAAATGGATCTTACTAAAG GTATTCATATTGTCGATGATAAGCAAGGTAATGTGCATCTAACAGCAGATTCGACACTCTCGTTAGG GTCTAAGTCACCACCAGCTCGTGACGAGTTTACGGACATCCTAAAGCAGATAGCAGACGATCTTTTCGATGAAGCTCAGATTGACAGCCTTGGCGGCCAGCTTGGGATCATCCAGGGAGACATTGTAAGGGCCATCAAGACCAACATGAGGTTTCACAAGATTACGAGTGATGGGACGTATGAGATGCTCAAGGAATGGAGAAAAGGCGTGTCCGGGGAAGATGAACGGATTGAACTGAGGAGGGCGCTGTTGGCTGCCAAGCTAGTCGACCTTGCTGATCGATATCTGCCACAAG AAGTGGAAGAAGCCTTGGAAACCCCTGACCTTACAAACAAGACTGAGGAGAAAGACACCAACATAGAATGTGAGGAGGATGGAGAGGTTCCGAAAGAAGGCATCAGCAAAGATGAGAAAAGGGCTAACCAGTCTTATGATCAAAACCAAATCGAAGAATTAGAGACGGTTGAATCCAACCAAAACGAAGACGCAGACTCTGACGTATCTGACGATGTCGCTAAACAGGAAGAGCTAGAGCGAAGGGCACTGATGTTTATCCAAGAAGATGGCAATACCAATGGTTTGGAAATGGGGAAAGCTGGAGTAAATTTCAACATTGGTGACATCGAAGGAACTGACAACCCACCGTCTGATGCAGCGATCGTTACTGAGAATGAGTTACAGCTGGTAGTAGATAAGAGTGGAGATGGtgcaaatgacgtcataatacaAGATATAGAGTTAAAACATGGGAGCAGAAGAGAAACAGGGCAGATTGGAGAACAGTTGGAGGTAGGAGTGAAGAGTAAACCATTTTTTAGATGGAGTCTGAACCAAACAGTACAAGAGGCCAGAGAGGTCAATGAAAGCAACATATTAGACGATAGTTCAGATCAGGTCAAATTATCTTGTTATTGCTGTTACATCTAA